GGGCTGGGCTTGCTTTGAATGAAGGATCGATGTTTGGGCCCGGTGGCGAAGGCTTTATGCGGCTCAATGTGGGAACATCTCGCTCCGTACTGAAAAAAGCTCTTAATAAACTGAAAAAAGCGATTGATGGATAAACATCAGTTGCAGCCGATTGTTACAACGTTTGCAAACAACATACAACTTTTAAAATATTTATTAAACGATGAAAATTACTGACAACAAATATGTCACACTCACCTATGACCTCAATGTGGGTGAAGGTGAAGAACGGGAATTGATGGAACAGGCTACAGCTGAACATCCGCTGGAGTTCATCTATGGTACCAACTCCATGCTTGAAGCATTTGAAAAGCAGATTGAAGGACTTTCCGAGGGAGATAAGTTTTCATTCCGGCTCACCCCCGATGAAGCCTACGGTGATTACGACGAAGAAAAGGTACTGGATCTGCCCATGTCGATCTTCGAGATAGAGGGCAAGGTCGATGAAAACGTGCTGTTCGAAGGTAACACCGTACCCATGATGGACTCTTCCGGAAATCGTCTCTCCGGCTCGGTGGTTTCGATTGGTGATGAGACTGTGACAATGGACTTCAACCATCCGCTGGCGGGCGAACTGATGCATTTTGAGGGAACCGTTACAGGTGTGCGTGATGCCTCTGCCGAAGAGATCGCTGCACTCTTCTCCGGTGGCGGCTGTGGTTGCGGTTCAAGCTCCGGTGGTGGCTGTGGTTGCGGTGATGGAGAGGATGAAAGTGGCTCCTGTGGTTGCGGTTCAAGCTCCGGCGGAGGTTGTGGTTCCGGTTGCAGCTGCTAACAATACATAAACCTTTGCAAACCGGATGGCTCCCATCCTGGTTTGCCTTTTCTGCTCAATGGACAATAAAGATTGTGTAGCCGTATGAACAGTTTTGGAACACTTTTTCGTTTGACCTCCTTTGGTGAGTCACACGGAGCTGCCGTGGGTGGTGTGATTGACGGATGCCCCCCCGGCTTGCTGATCGATTTGGATTTTATCCAGTCGGAACTTGATAGGCGTCGTCCGGGACAGTCACGCATCACCACTCCTCGCAAGGAGTCTGATAAGGTAGAGTTTCTCTCCGGCATCTTCGAGGGAAAGAGTACTGGTGCACCCATCGGTTTTCTCATTCGCAACGAAAACCAGCAATCATCCGACTACGATCACCTGAAAATGGTCTACCGCCCCTCACATGCCGACTATACCTATCACCTGAAATATGGACACCGTGATCATCGTGGAGGGGGCCGTTCTTCTGCACGTGAAACCATCTCGCGTGTGGTGGCGGGTGCAGTAGCCAAACTCTATCTCAATCAACTGGGCATCCAGATCCGTGCCTTCACCTCGCAGGTGGGACCCATACGGCTGGAGCATGATTACAAGGCTTATGATCTTTCACTGACAGAAGAGAACATGGTTCGCTGTCCCGATCCAGAAACGGCCGAAAGGATGATCAAACTGATTCAGGAGGTACGCTACCAGGGCGACACCATCGGTGGGGTGATTACCTGTGTGGCCAACGGTGTGCCCGCTGGCCTGGGTGAACCAGTCTTTGGTAAG
This genomic window from Dysgonomonadaceae bacterium zrk40 contains:
- a CDS encoding FKBP-type peptidyl-prolyl cis-trans isomerase is translated as MKITDNKYVTLTYDLNVGEGEERELMEQATAEHPLEFIYGTNSMLEAFEKQIEGLSEGDKFSFRLTPDEAYGDYDEEKVLDLPMSIFEIEGKVDENVLFEGNTVPMMDSSGNRLSGSVVSIGDETVTMDFNHPLAGELMHFEGTVTGVRDASAEEIAALFSGGGCGCGSSSGGGCGCGDGEDESGSCGCGSSSGGGCGSGCSC
- the aroC gene encoding chorismate synthase, encoding MNSFGTLFRLTSFGESHGAAVGGVIDGCPPGLLIDLDFIQSELDRRRPGQSRITTPRKESDKVEFLSGIFEGKSTGAPIGFLIRNENQQSSDYDHLKMVYRPSHADYTYHLKYGHRDHRGGGRSSARETISRVVAGAVAKLYLNQLGIQIRAFTSQVGPIRLEHDYKAYDLSLTEENMVRCPDPETAERMIKLIQEVRYQGDTIGGVITCVANGVPAGLGEPVFGKLHASLGSAMLSINAVKGFEYGTGFNVEQRGSEVNDHFFNDGEKINTRTNHSGGIQAGISNGQDIFFRVAFKPVATILQEQETVDILGNDTTIKAHGRHDPCVLPRAVPIVEAMAAITLMDHYLLAKGGK